TCCTCGGGGGACAGGTCGTAGCAGGTGTTCTTGCCGTTCTTGTCCTTGTACGGGTTGTCCTCGACGTCCAGCACGCCTGGCAGCGTCTGGCCGTCGGAGGTCCACGCGCCGCCGTTGTCGACGAAGTGGTCGGCCTGGGCGGCGCCGTCCGTCTCGTGCGGCTGGGCGAAGTGGTAGGCGCTCCTGAACAGACCGGCCGCGGCGGCTCCGCCGTACTGGGCGTCAAAACGCGGGTTGCGGTAGTCGACGCCCTCGGTGGCCTGCACGAAGGCGAACTTGCCGCCGCTGTCGCGAACCTTGGCCCAGTCGATGTCGCCCGTCCAGTTGCTCACGTCGACCCCCGTCACGCCGTCCGCCGCGTGGGCGGTCGCGGGGATCATCAGGCCGGCCACAGTGATCATGGCCACCAACGGCAGGCGTCTCACGGCTGTCCTTCCGGGGGGTGACAAGTGGGGATGATCCTCTCGGAGTACGACAGAAGCCCGCAAGTGCCTTGATCTATCGGATGGCCTGACCTGGCAAGATGCCCACATGAACGCACCGCTCGACGTTCCGGAACTGCGGGCAGGCGAGAACCACCGGCTGCGCCCCTGGTCGCTCGACGACCTCGACGTGGTGCGGGAGGCGTCGGAGGACGCGTACATCCCATTGATCACGAGCGTGCCGTCGGCGTACACCGACACGGAGGGCGCCGCGTTCGTCCGGCGGCAGTGGGCGAGGGCCGCGGAGGGGGTCGGCTACTCCTTCGCGATCGCGGAGCTCGCCACGGGCCGCGCGATCGGGCAGATCGGCCTGTGGCCGGGCGCGCACGGG
This window of the Nonomuraea africana genome carries:
- a CDS encoding GNAT family N-acetyltransferase, with protein sequence MNAPLDVPELRAGENHRLRPWSLDDLDVVREASEDAYIPLITSVPSAYTDTEGAAFVRRQWARAAEGVGYSFAIAELATGRAIGQIGLWPGAHGRASVGYWVAPSGRGQGAAAAALLALSSWGLTGLRIARLELHVEPWNTASSRTAERAGFTLEGLLRSWQEVGGERRDMYVYSKIGR